The DNA window AATGCTTTGCCATCCATGGGTGCTACAAATGAAATCGCAACACCTTCTTTTTTGGCTCTACCTGTTCGACCAATACGATGGACATAGTCTTCAGCAAACTTTGGAAGATCATAATTGATGACGTGTGTGATGCCATCGACATCAATACCGCGCGCTGCAACATCAGTTGCAACAAGCACACTAATATCGTTATGTCTAAATTTAGTGAGCGTTCGGTTTCTAGCACCTTGTGTCATGTCCCCATGAAGTGCCCCTGTCTTATGACCTGCGTTATAAAGTTCATCGGCTAATAAATCGGCATGACGTTTGGTGGAGGTAAAAATAATCGTTTGTTTCACACCGGGCTGAATCAGTAAATGTTCAAGGAGTTTATTTTTATGATTTAAGTTATCGACGAAATACATATGTTGCGTAATATTTTCGTGCTTATCTTTAGAGTGTGAGATCTCAATCGTTTTAGGATTGTGTAAAAGATCTTTAGCGATCTTACTAATTTGACCATCTAAGGTTGCTGAGAATAATAAGGTTTGATGTTTTGTATTAATAGCAGCACAGATTTTTTTCACATCAGGAATAAAGCCCATATCAAGCATACGATCCGCTTCATCTAAAATGAGCATTTGTAAACGTGACAAATTAATACGACCACGTTCCATGTGATCTAGAAGCCGACCAGGGGTTGCGATTAAAATATCCAAAGGTTGAGATAATAATTTATTCTGTAATGGGTAAGGCATGCCACCTACGATACTGGTGGTTTTAGCTTTAATAAATGTACCGTACTTACGCGCCGCTTCATTGACTTGTGCTGCTAATTCTCGTGTAGGGGTTAAGACTAAAATACGCGGACCACGTTCTTTGATCGGATGGGGTGTCGCTAATAAATTTAAGGCTGGCAAAATAAATGCCGCTGTTTTACCGGTGCCTGTTTGAGCGGAGGCCATTAAATCATGACCTTCTAAGATCACAGGAATAGCTTTTTCTTGAATAGGGGTGGGGGTTTTATAACCTACACTATGTAACGCGCGCAGGATCTGTGGGTCGAGCTTTAATGAATCAAAAGACAATGTCGTACTCCTTAAAAAGGGTTAGGTGCATTTAATCTTTTAAAAAATTCAAAACTTCCAATCACTAGATTTAAACGCTGGCTGTGTTACTTGATGTGAGTGCGCAGTATATAGATAAATCCATGAATATCAAAGCTTATTTTACTCATAATATGCTAGAATTCGGCCTCCATTCAATTTTGGTAAGCTTTTTATGTCACGCAATTTAAGAAACATCGCCATCATCGCCCACGTGGACCATGGCAAAACAACCCTCGTCGATAAACTTCTTCAACAATCAGGTACCTTCGCACAACATCAAGCGGTCACTGAGCGTGTGATGGATTCCAACGATATTGAAAAAGAACGTGGTATCACGATTCTAGCTAAAAATACAGCCGTTAATTTTGAAGGCACACACATCAATATTGTGGATACCCCTGGACATGCGGACTTCGGTGGCGAAGTAGAACGTGTATTAGGTATGGTGGATGGTGTGGTGTTACTTGTGGATGCAGTGGAAGGTCCGATGCCGCAAACA is part of the Candidatus Methylopumilus rimovensis genome and encodes:
- a CDS encoding DEAD/DEAH box helicase, producing MSFDSLKLDPQILRALHSVGYKTPTPIQEKAIPVILEGHDLMASAQTGTGKTAAFILPALNLLATPHPIKERGPRILVLTPTRELAAQVNEAARKYGTFIKAKTTSIVGGMPYPLQNKLLSQPLDILIATPGRLLDHMERGRINLSRLQMLILDEADRMLDMGFIPDVKKICAAINTKHQTLLFSATLDGQISKIAKDLLHNPKTIEISHSKDKHENITQHMYFVDNLNHKNKLLEHLLIQPGVKQTIIFTSTKRHADLLADELYNAGHKTGALHGDMTQGARNRTLTKFRHNDISVLVATDVAARGIDVDGITHVINYDLPKFAEDYVHRIGRTGRAKKEGVAISFVAPMDGKALRDIEKYTGHKIEARTMAGFEPKLQSRDQLGEERKSKSRGGKRNSNDRKSFGDRKPFGEKKSFNDRKPSERKSFGDKKSFGDKKSFGDRSSMSDKKPFKKEFGSSDSPRRDFEPRTPRSPFEKKAVEKRLFGKTSDKKPSFSRSDADKKTFGEKKSFGDRKTTDRKPATKRESAPKTFTKKPSTIRTFRASDSKPDTAKRKARV